Proteins from a single region of Sneathiella aquimaris:
- a CDS encoding SIR2 family protein produces MTGICKYKLLSPDSASASEDLIAGKNSEDGLRRIQALLAEWLRMENVVVLTAAGCSVGAGGRLMAGPADNNLECLVLDAVEQCDLPDDAKAIIEWKKANGFGAGNFEEWLSFLFNANGLLEGDQTPIQSVSWKRQGAGGGEITLSSDDEAKLRSYIEKAIYSECALELNRKELTGEEVESSGHIPFLAKLIARDTNLGRTHLFTLNYDTLFEQALEELGIQYFDGFSGKTTARFDPAVYGLDIYYPGDVAEGRVRRFDKFLQFYKLHGSLHWFLEDGAYRAQHRNLSFAKDYRESDAAAKAEKLKSDEYKNIGSFGILPTSQKFTQTLDMPYAHLFRLFHARLNQPQTFLLVMGYGFGDDHVTRIIETALMNPSLVMLVVEPNPDSDIVKRIARYQNLGQRAFVLTERLEEGADCSYGVATFSDFAQNVMPDVKWLEDFKRLRKFEEQIRKSQEKNPDEPAEEA; encoded by the coding sequence ATGACAGGCATATGCAAATACAAACTTCTTTCGCCGGATTCAGCCAGTGCTAGCGAAGATTTGATAGCGGGCAAAAACTCCGAAGACGGCCTTCGACGGATTCAAGCTTTGCTGGCCGAATGGCTTAGAATGGAAAACGTGGTTGTACTGACTGCGGCTGGCTGTTCCGTTGGTGCTGGAGGCCGGTTAATGGCTGGCCCCGCTGATAATAATTTGGAGTGTCTGGTTCTTGATGCAGTTGAACAGTGTGATCTGCCCGATGATGCTAAGGCCATTATAGAATGGAAAAAGGCAAACGGTTTTGGCGCAGGAAACTTCGAGGAGTGGCTGAGTTTTCTGTTCAACGCAAACGGATTGCTTGAGGGTGACCAGACACCAATCCAATCGGTATCTTGGAAGCGACAAGGAGCTGGAGGCGGGGAAATTACCCTGTCATCCGATGATGAAGCGAAACTGCGTAGCTATATCGAGAAGGCCATTTACAGTGAGTGCGCGCTTGAGCTTAATAGGAAAGAATTAACAGGCGAGGAGGTGGAGTCGTCGGGACACATACCTTTCTTAGCGAAGTTGATAGCCAGAGATACTAATCTTGGGCGCACCCATTTATTTACGTTGAATTACGACACTCTGTTTGAGCAAGCCCTTGAGGAGCTCGGAATTCAGTATTTTGATGGGTTCTCTGGCAAGACAACTGCTCGGTTTGATCCAGCGGTTTATGGGCTGGACATTTATTATCCCGGCGACGTAGCCGAAGGCCGCGTCCGACGTTTCGACAAATTTCTGCAATTTTATAAGCTACATGGTTCCCTCCACTGGTTCTTGGAGGATGGCGCATACAGGGCTCAGCACAGGAACCTGTCTTTTGCCAAAGACTACCGTGAAAGTGATGCAGCCGCGAAGGCTGAAAAGCTCAAATCTGACGAGTACAAAAATATCGGTTCGTTTGGCATTTTACCAACGTCGCAGAAATTCACTCAAACATTGGACATGCCATATGCCCATCTTTTCCGGCTGTTTCATGCACGGTTAAACCAGCCACAGACCTTCTTGTTGGTGATGGGATATGGGTTTGGCGATGATCATGTAACACGCATTATTGAAACGGCATTGATGAACCCTTCGTTGGTCATGCTTGTTGTCGAACCAAATCCGGACAGTGACATAGTTAAAAGGATCGCTCGGTATCAGAACCTTGGGCAGAGAGCTTTTGTACTTACTGAAAGGTTGGAAGAAGGCGCAGATTGCTCATATGGAGTGGCGACCTTTTCTGATTTTGCTCAGAACGTGATGCCTGACGTGAAGTGGTTAGAGGACTTTAAACGTCTTAGGAAATTTGAAGAGCAGATTCGAAAATCACAGGAGAAAAACCCCGACGAGCCTGCGGAGGAAGCTTAA